A single region of the Garra rufa chromosome 6, GarRuf1.0, whole genome shotgun sequence genome encodes:
- the taf5l gene encoding TAF5-like RNA polymerase II p300/CBP-associated factor-associated factor 65 kDa subunit 5L: MKRVRTEQIQYAVTQYLKRRQYIDTDGSLKGAKLSQSAEEMAASLTVQTESSCANVVSAAPCQSDPQQYEIQFSRLRSFLQDAEATLVKEVSGVLFPLFLYLHLDMARCGLKGAVDSFYSRFHSFFQQDPEQKAIVDLLRGAVMPQDVTSNPKLCSLLDHKYVVHLTDQAYNYLLRYLQSDDNSAICWVLSTHVQVEVTAARRTDYQLYGAGTGAGNTTSTSSSSSTWTAVDGSEGAERVEVTAGLPQNEAALEALQDCIKRVREGPPSLTTVCFYAFQHTDQLLNTAEVSADSRLLAAGFDNSAVKLWSLRARKLKAGPHRVDVSKIRLACDVLEEEADDEDASGSEIKTLRAHSGPVYRTAFLTDGSGLLSCSEDSTVRFWDLNSFTNTVLYRGHAYPVWDVDVSPCSLYFSTASHDRTARLWSFARTYPLRLYAGHLSDVDCVKFHPNSNYVATGSTDKTVRLWSTQQGASVRLFTGHRGPVLSLAFSPNGKYLASAGEDQRLKLWDLASGSLFKDLRGHTDSITSLSFSQDSSLVASASMDNSVRVWDIRSAHGTAPTDGSSSELIGQYTGSTSNILNVQFMACNLLLVTGTALEKQEQ; this comes from the exons ATGAAGCGGGTACGGACGGAGCAGATCCAGTATGCGGTGACCCAGTATCTGAAGAGGAGGCAGTACATAGACACAGATGGGTCTTTGAAGGGAGCCAAACTCTCCCAGTCGGCTGAGGAGATGGCGGCCAGTCTGACTG TTCAGACGGAGTCCAGCTGTGCGAATGTGGTGTCCGCAGCCCCGTGTCAGTCAGACCCACAGCAGTACGAAATCCAGTTCTCCAGACTGCGCTCCTTCCTGCAGG ATGCAGAAGCAACATTAGTGAAGGAGGTGAGCGGCGTCTTGTTTCCGCTCTTCCTTTACCTGCATCTGGACATGGCGCGGTGTGGCCTGAAGGGGGCGGTAGACTCATTTTACAGTCGCTTCCACTCGTTCTTCCAGCAGGACCCTGAGCAAAAAGCAATCGTAGACCTTTTACGAGGAGCCGTCATGCCTCAG GATGTCACCTCAAACCCTAAACTTTGCTCACTCTTGGATCACAAGTACGTAGTGCACCTGACGGATCAAGCGTACAACTACCTGCTGCGTTACCTGCAGAGTGACGACAACAGTGCCATCTGCTGGGTGCTCAGCACACATGTGCAG gtggAGGTGACAGCAGCGCGTCGAACCGACTACCAGCTGTACGGCGCAGGCACAGGAGCGGGAAACACTACCTCCACTTCCTCTTCCTCCAGCACATGGACTGCCGTGGACGGGTCGGAGGGGGCGGAGCGTGTGGAGGTCACGGCGGGGTTACCTCAGAACGAGGCGGCGCTGGAGGCGTTGCAGGACTGCATAAAGCGTGTGCGTGAAGGTCCGCCTTCGCTCACCACCGTCTGCTTCTACGCCTTCCAGCACACGGATCAGCTGTTGAACACGGCAGAGGTGTCCGCGGACAGCCGCTTGCTGGCGGCCGGCTTCGATAACTCCGCCGTGAAGCTGTGGAGTCTGCGGGCTAGGAAACTGAAGGCAGGACCTCACAGGGTAGACGTGTCTAAAATAAGACTCGCCTGTGATGTGCTGGAGGAGGAG GCCGATGACGAGGACGCTTCAGGCAGTGAAATAAAAACCCTGCGTGCTCACAGCGGCCCTGTATACCGCACAGCTTTCCTAACAGACGGCTCTGGCCTTCTGTCCTGTTCGGAGGACTCAACTGTGCGCTTCTGGGATCTGAACAGCTTCACGAACACCGTCCTGTACCGCGGCCACGCATACCCTGTCTGGGATGTAGACGTCAGCCCCTGTAGCCTGTACTTCTCCACGGCGTCCCACGACCGTACCGCTCGCCTCTGGAGCTTCGCGCGCACATATCCGCTCCGCCTCTACGCCGGCCACTTATCTGACGTCGACTGTGTTAAATTCCACCCCAACTCCAACTACGTGGCGACGGGGTCCACAGATAAAACCGTGCGCCTGTGGAGCACCCAGCAGGGGGCGTCTGTGAGGCTGTTTACCGGGCATCGAGGTCCTGTTCTGTCGCTCGCCTTCTCGCCAAATGGCAAATATCTGGCGTCGGCCGGAGAGGACCAGAGACTCAAACTGTGGGACCTGGCGTCCGGCAGCTTGTTCAAAGACCTGCGGGGTCACACCGACAGCATCACCAGCCTCTCCTTCAGCCAGGACAGCAGTCTGGTGGCGTCTGCCTCTATGGACAACTCTGTGCGAGTGTGGGACATACGCAGCGCCCACGGCACCGCACCCACCGACGGCTCCAGCAGCGAGCTGATCGGACAGTACACGGGAAGCACTAGCAACATCCTCAATGTGCAGTTCATGGCCTGTAACCTGCTGCTGGTGACGGGGACTGCGCTGGAGAAGCAGGAACAGTGA
- the capn9 gene encoding calpain-9: protein MPYNTTSQKGSGQATLVESTQADGKTFQQLRQECLQRGKLFEDPDFPATDDSLFFSQRVPVNFEWKRPGEICQDPKFITGGATRTDICQGQLGDCWLLAAIASLTLHEETLKRVVPHDQDFDRGYAGIFHFQFWQHNKWMDVVVDDRLPCVRNKLMFVHSADNTEYWSALLEKAYAKLNGSYESLKGGSTMEAMEDFTGGVGEMYETKSAPSNLFIILKKAIERGSMLGCSIDITSSAESEAQTTTGLVKGHAYSITGVEEVNYRGSKVQLIRVRNPWGQVEWNGPWSDNSREWNAIDSSEKTRLLQNSLDDGEFWMEFEDFKANYDKIEICNLTADSLSDDARKKWEVNQFEGNWIRGSTAGGCRNFIDTFWTNPQFKLRLDNPDDGDKLCSVIIALMQKNRRRLRKEGLDMETIGFAIYEAPDDQDHQSKDFFRYNPSKARSRTYINMREVSERFRLPPGNYLLVPTTFQPHHEADFLIRIFSENKAGALEMGNTIQADLPEPPKPNPPEEETDEEKGLRRLFEQIAGSDKAISARELQHVLNNVLSRRKEVKFDGLSLNTCHSIINLMDVDNTGMLEFEEFKVFWDKLKKWIMLFLSYDTDRSGRMSSYELRSALNAAGMQLNNKILQLLGLRFADENYDIDFDDYLTCIVRLENMFRIFQALDTQKKGAISLNAMQFLLLSMNI, encoded by the exons ATGCCATACAACACGACTTCACAGAAAGGCTCTGGGCAGGCGACCCTAGTGGAGAGCACACAGGCGGACGGGAAGACGTTTCAACAGCTTCGCCAGGAGTGTTTGCAAAGAGGGAAGCTGTTTGAGGATCCAGACTTCCCAGCCACAGACGACTCGCTCTTCTTCAGCCAGAGGGTCCCGGTTAACTTCGAATGGAAGAGGCCTGGG GAAATCTGCCAAGACCCAAAATTCATCACAGGAGGAGCCACCAGGACAGACATCTGTCAGGGGCAACTGG GGGACTGCTGGTTGTTGGCAGCGATTGCCTCCCTGACCCTCCATGAGGAAACACTAAAGAGGGTCGTACCACACGATCAGGACTTTGATCGCGGCTATGCTGGAATCTTTCATTTCCAG TTCTGGCAGCacaataaatggatggatgtggTTGTGGACGACAGACTCCCGTGTGTGAGGAACAAGCTGATGTTTGTCCACTCAGCTGACAACACTGAATACTGGAGCGCACTTCTAGAGAAGGCCTATGCCAA GCTGAACGGCAGCTATGAATCCCTGAAAGGAGGAAGCACCATGGAGGCGATGGAGGACTTCACGGGTGGCGTGGGTGAGATGTACGAGACAAAGAGCGCACCCAGCAACCTCTTCATCATTCTCAAAAAAGCCATAGAGAGAGGATCAATGCTCGGCTGCTCCATCGAT ATCACAAGTTCTGCTGAATCCGAAGCCCAAACCACTACTGGACTGGTTAAAGGCCATGCTTATTCCATCACTGGAGTAGAGGAG GTCAACTACAGAGGATCAAAGGTCCAGCTGATTCGTGTCCGTAACCCTTGGGGTCAGGTGGAGTGGAACGGGCCCTGGAGCGACAA CTCCAGGGAATGGAACGCCATTGACAGTTCAGAGAAGACACGATTGCTGCAAAACTCTCTGGATGACGGAGAGTTCTG GATGGAGTTTGAGGACTTCAAAGCGAACTATGACAAAATCGAGATCTGTAACCTGACGGCAGATTCTCTGTCGGATGACGCTAGGAAGAAGTGGGAAGTGAATCAGTTTGAGGGCAACTGGATCAGGGGCTCCACTGCTGGCGGCTGCAGGAACTTCATCG ACACATTCTGGACAAACCCACAGTTTAAGCTGCGTCTGGACAATCCAGATGATGGTGACAAGCTGTGCAGCGTCATCATAGCCCTGATGCAGAAGAACCGTCGTCGGCTCAGGAAAGAGGGCCTCGACATGGAGACCATTGGCTTTGCCATTTACGAG GCTCCTGATGATCAAGACCACCAATCGAAGGACTTTTTCCGCTACAATCCCTCTAAAGCTCGGAGCCGTACTTACATCAACATGAGGGAGGTGTCCGAGCGCTTCAGGCTGCCCCCAGGAAACTACCTGCTGGTGCCCACCACCTTCCAGCCACACCATGAGGCTGACTTCCTAATCCGGATCTTCTCAGAGAACAAAGCTGGAGCCCT TGAGATGGGAAACACCATTCAAGCAGATCTGCCAGAA CCACCGAAGCCAAACCCACCTGAGGAGGAGACAGATGAGGAGAAAGGACTGAGGAGACTGTTTGAACAGATCGCCGGATCG GATAAAGCCATCAGCGCCAGAGAGCTACAGCATGTGCTGAACAATGTTCTGAGCAGAA GGAAAGAGGTGAAGTTTGATGGTCTGAGTCTCAACACCTGCCACAGCATCATAAACCTGATGGAT GTGGATAACACCGGAATGCTGGAATTTGAGGAGTTCAAAGTCTTCTGGGATAAGCTGAAGAAATGGATC ATGCTGTTCCTGTCTTACGATACGGATCGTTCTGGACGCATGTCATCCTATGAGCTCCGCAGTGCTCTTAATGCTGCAG GCATGCagttgaacaataagattttgcAGCTGCTGGGTCTGCGGTTTGCAGATGAAAATTATGACATTGATTTTGATGACTACCTGACATGCATCGTGCGTCTGGAGAACATGTTCC GAATTTTCCAGGCCTTAGATACGCAAAAGAAGGGAGCGATCAGTCTGAACGCTATGCag TTCCTGCTGTTGTCCATGAACATCTGA